The region gggtgaattataccTTTAAGCGCCTCTCTTTAATGCATATTCATTTACTGACATTTATGAAGATTTTCGCTGTTACCTTTTGGTTTCAGGGCAGTTCTGGTTTTGGTTATCCTGGATCAAAGGGTGATCGTGGTCCCGCTGGGCCTCCAGGGCCTCCCGGTCCCCCCGGGCCCAGTGCAGAGGTAGAGGTGAGAGGAGATGGGTCAGTTCTTCAAAAGGTGGCAGGACCAAGAGGACCACCAGGACCCCCTGGCCCTCCTGGAGTTGATGGGGAGCCGGTGAGTAGCTCGCAGAGAAAGGAATGGTTCAATTACCACCTCTATTTTCTATTAGCgaatgcatttacatttaaaaggaACAGCATTATACCATTTCAAGCCGCATGTGTCAGAAGTGGTCTTGTATTTGCCGTGGATGTGTTAGGACAGTAATAGATCTCTATGGTGTTCCCCATCACAAGCAGAGAATGATGTTAATACAGGTTTAAGATATGCATCATTGCAAACACAAAGGCACATTGTGTTTCTGTCCTTGAGACTATGCATAATGCATCGGGCATTGGTCATATCTGAACAAAACTAATATTCTATCCTTTCTTTTATAGGGTGACCCTGGTGAAGATGGAAAAGCTGTAAGTAATGCATTTCATAAACTCTCTAATAAAACAGGCCTGGGTCAAGTACGTTTCTCAATATATctgaatgactttattcttctGAAATTATACCTGCTTGTGTATTTGGAGGGACCAGTTTGTTTTCACCATACAAAACTGGAAGTAAAGTCTGATTGTGGTGTTGTTGATTTGTGTTTGCATTCATACGCTTCATGtacaaatgattaaaaatctatttttgtaACAGGGCCAAGTTGGACCTCCCGGTTTTCCTGGGACCCCTGGACCCAAAGGAGAGAAAGTAAGTATTATTGGTGTCATAATAAGTCAATGATAATTTACAATATCAGGCTTGTTCACCATTTAGGGCCCTATTAAACACCTGCCGCAATGCGACGCCAGGTGCGACACATCTtgtttgctagtttcagcccgatgAAGTTATACATTTTAcgccacatttttaaatagcaaatgcccTCAAGTCCATCTGctcgcccatgggcgtgctggtctgaaaacaaggtgcgttcaggtgcattgttggcgtgttgctatatcgaggcaactgaaaacgactgcgccATTGGCCAATAATAGCATGGTCTAAAGTCAATAgctcagtatttatttatttttgtttgttatttaaagggcgcGTTAGAAATATGCACTTATAGGCAGGTGTACAACACgcatacactctgcttgttacacacacagggatgcgcagcacacaaacatgccaaatattaaaaataaaaggattcctcTCTGGGGAAGCGTTCAGTCTTTCCGCTTGCAATTTCCGCCTTGTAAATAGCAGTCAGCTATGGTGCAagtgcaactggcttttaaagggaatgggagatgagactctgattggtgtaTTGCATGTTATGCCCAAATCTCACCCaaagagactaggtacaacccttttggaccattttccattttttttcattaaactagcaaaagaggGTTCGGACATGACCTAAGTACACGTTAGCCACGCACTTCATGtgcttagattgttaaaatagggccatTAGAATTGAATTGTGAATGCCTTTATATTCCAGTTCAGTtgtttgacattttttcttgttttcattttagggaGACCGAGGTGAAAGTCAGCCAGGACCCCGTGGGCCTCCAGGGCCTCCTGGTCCACCAGGACCCCCCTCTCGCTCTGATAGGCCTGTGAGTTCATTATTAGTCATCTCTTTTTATGAACCCATTCCTATTAAAAACCTGGTTTATAAAAGCGTTCATTCCTCTGTTTTCGTTTTTCAGACATTTGTGGACATGGAGGGCTCTGGGTTTGATATGGACAGTGTGCGGGTACGTCATGTGGACACTATATTAACTATATTAACCATGTTCAGACTGCCAgcaaaaatcagattttttgcatattcatatttttcccgatgggtttttgaaagtctgGACAGCAAAAAAACTATGTTTTCAAATCTGATTCAAACCACATTTGGAGGtggtttatattatattaaatatattcctacaatttaaaataaccctttttctattttaatatatatattttaaaaaaaaagaaatgtgatGTGATGGgtaagctgaattttcagcatcattactccagttttcaatgtcacatgatctttcaaaaattattctgatatgctgatttgctgctcaagaaacattttcttagtATAGAGATGAAAACCGTtgtgatgcttaatatttttttgtggaaaccatgatatatttttttcctgattctttgatgaatagaaagtacaaataattaatgaaagaaaaaaaaaatcttactgacctccgACTTTGGATGTTAAGAAGCAGAATGTTAtcaattttattaacatttcatCTGTAATTTTCCATTAAAAGTTTTTCACTTAGTTTCTTTAAATTGGTTGATAGGCAATGCCCGGTTTACCAGGCCCACCTGGTCCTCCTGGTCCCCCCGGTCCCCCTGGCCTTGCGTCTTCAGGCTCCGGTGGTTTTGGGCCTCCTGGTCCTCCTGGGCAAAATGGAGCTCCAGGTCAACCTGTAAGTCTAAGGGACATGATACACATGTATAGCATTGGTTTGCATATGTTGTGTCGGAATAAAgtgtttattagtttattagaTGTGGCTATTGTGTGTTCTCTGTTGCATTATATAGTATATAGTCCCACCTCCCTGTCATAAAAAGCttataaaataattgtaaaaaatgatattgtttttattaggGACTTCCAGGTCCACCAGGTGCTGATGGAAAGCCAGGCTCACCTGGCCCAAGAGGAGAGAAGGTATGAAGTAGTGGACTGAAACTTAAGAACCTAAAACATAACAGAGAATTTGATGTTGTGATTTATAGGCCTGGAAAAGTCttagaaatatataaaatcttaCGAAGTTGCTATAAAACATTTCATCATCTAAATTTCGCTGTTTGTGAGTGCTTGTGTAGAGTAAACATGCTCACAGGCCAAAGTGATGACATCAGTTTGTTTATTAGTCTTACTGGAGACATTTTGAAAACTATGCGTACATTTTAAATCCATCAATTCCCTTGAAATCAGGGTAATCTGTAAAATTACCACGTTCATTGAcaaaatatttatggctgggctAAATGAGCAGGCAATAACATACAGTAGTGGGACCCCCTCATCACAGTCTGACGTAGAAATGTAAATTTACCCAAGCAATCTCTATAAAATGATTTCTAAAACACCATTATGCTATAATCATAAATGATTGGAAAGGTCATGGAAAAGTCATGACAATCCATTGGTAAAAAGCATGGGAACCCTGGCTATATATAGTCAGCTATGCTGGTCGTTTAATGGATTCGGACTTGCATAATTCAGCTCTGTTGAGATCCCTGTAATGGTAGCTATCTTTAGACGCTGGACTGATTTTGTGCTCCACAGGGCGATGCCGGTGAGCTGGGCCTACCTGGACCTGTGGGAGAGAAGGTCAGTTTGCGTAATGTGCGCACCTAGTGAGAAACCTCTGAAACACTTGTGCACAGTATGAACATATTCGTATATCACATGTCTCTTGTGTACAGCTGAACAAACTGTGAAGCTCTGTATGACTGGGAATTAAGTAAGAGTCAAACATAATGTTCTACCCAGGAGTGACACAGCAAGATCCAGGGAGAAGTAGTTTGTCTTCACAATAACAATCACTAAACTGTCTGATGTATAGTTTTGGAGAGTAAGATTTTGTACCAGTGAGATTTAACTGTCAGCATCACAAATACAAACCTATGGAACCTATAGGAGTCTCTCATCACTTTAGGGgttaatttttattcaaaaacttttattctgaattttttttccaCGACTATCTTCAAGTatctacagatttttttttaaaatcttttacaaactcttttgtacggaagaggattagggacaaacaataataaaaaaataaaaccatctcgagattaaagttgttaaattgcgagaaaaaagtcgagataaaatgttgagaataaactcgttaaattacgagaaaaaagtcattaaattacgagaataaactcgttaaataatgagaaaaatgtcgttaaatttcgagaaaaaagtcgagataaaatgttgagaataaagtcattaaattacgagaaaaaaatcgttaaattacgagaacaaattcgttaaattacgagaaaaaagtcgttaaatttcgagaaaaaagtcgagataaaattttgagaataaactcattaaattacgagaaaaaagtcattaaattacgagaataaactcgttaaataatgagaaaaatgacgttaaatttcaagaaaaaagtcgagataaaatgctgagaataaagtcattaaattatgagaaaaaagtcattaaattacgagaataaactcgttaaataatgagaaaaaagtcgagataaaatgttgagaataaagtcattaaattacgagaaaaaagttgttaaattacgagaacaaattcgttaaattatgagaaaaatgtcattaaattttgagaaaaaagtcgagataaaatgttgagaataaactcattaaattatgagaataaagtcattaaattacgagaaaaaagtcgttaaattacgagaataaactcgttaaataatgagaaaaatgtcgttaaatttcgagaaaaaagttgagataaaatgctgagaataaagtcattaaattacgagaaaaaagtcgttaaattacgagaataaactcgttaaataatgagaaaaaagtcgagataaaatgttgagaataaagtcattaaattacgagaaaaaagtcgttaaattacgagaacaattttgttaaattatgagaaaaattttgttaaattttgagaaaaaagtcgagataaaatgttgagaataagctcattaaattatgagaataaagtcattaaattacgagaaaaaagtcgttaaattatgagaacaaattcgtaatttaatgagtttattctcaacattttatttcgacttttttctcgaaatttaacaactttaatctcgagatggttttattttttttattattgcttggccctaaccCTCTTCTGTACTTTTTCCCAGATGCAGCCTTTCAgtcttaaaatatgaaaatccataaataaatattataatatttaataaaatactaaaatatttttaacaatacTTTAAATAGAATAAATGGAATAATCCAGACAAAGTGAAAGTGATTTCACCATTTATTTTATGAAAGTGATTTATATACATACTTTACCtattatattaacatattttataacaacatttaattaaaagttAGTTTACTTGGTGACCATGCAGTCAGTGAAGAGCATGTTTGCATTGAAAGTTAAACATTAAGATAAATATTATTTGctaatagatttttaaaagtgtgCATCATTTCCAATCAAGCTGTGATTTtgccaaaataataataataatttaaaaaacactgtaaaGATACATAAAAAATTTCCTCCATAAAATGCTCTCAAACACAAtgcatattttgaaatatagtAGAAATGACATTGTTGAGCAGATGTTCGTGATCAAAAATGCCCATTGTTGAAGAAAAATGCAAGAATAATGTTGCTTTATTGTGTCACGCCTAGTtagaaaatggtgttgtgtggAAAGCTGTTTCAGAAAACATCTTTTTCTGAAACAGTCAAACCCACTCAGGATTCTTTTATGTTTCTGTCTCTGTAGCAAAACTCCTACTTTCCCAGCTATCTCTATGATCTTCTCTCCTACTATACCTCATCCTTCTCCTCTAAAGCTGCAGGGTGGCAGGTAGCAAGTCTTGTGTGTGGCAATCGATTTTCTTCACAAACATCTCAACTTTCTACTCTACAGTTCTAATGCTTGAAATGTAGTATCATTATTATACTGATGGTAGTGTGGACTTTTTGCGGCATTGCTTTGTAGATGCGTTGTGTGAATGTGTTCTCTGCAAACTAACATATTTTGCTTTTGGAATCTCGGTATCTTGCAAGCTAACGGCATTCTTTGTTTTATTCATCTTCGTCTTTAAAGGGTGCCACAGGTTCTCCTGGTTCTCCTGGCCTCAATGGACAGGGTGGACTTGCTGGTCTTCCAGGACCAATGGGACCCGTCGGACCACCAGGGCCACCTGGTCCTCCTGGCCCGAGCTTTGTTGGTTTTGTAAGTATTATTCAATCATCCTTTGTGCCTCGCTGTCTTTTAGGAAATCCACAAAATATTGTGTTCTCTGTATGTGTTCAGGATGATATGGAGGGTTCTGGTATTCACTTCAGTTCAGTCCCTGGAATAAGAGGACCAGTAGGAATCCAGGTTGATTTTTCTCTGTTGTACCTTTATTTACCATTTTGGATTTTTAGAATTTACTgaatttttagaattttttttttcatttactgCAATCCTACTTCATTTCAGGGACCTCCCGGTATTCCAGGACCACAAGTAAGActatttattcattcaaatgaGATTGAGATATCCCAAAGATATAATTTTCCATTGGggattttgtcatttattcatatctTGCTCCTCAGGGTAAGCCTGGTTTCCCAGGATTTCCTGGTGAGAAAGGTAGTGAAGGACCTCAgggacaagatggccgccctGGTTTGGATGGCTTCCCTGGACCACAGGTGcgttttgttttaataaaactcCAAGGTGCAAATTTACTAAATAGTCAGTTTTGTGTGCAGTACTTCAGGCTGATATCAGTGTTTTGCATTTGCCTGCAGGGACCAAAGGGTGACAGAGGAGACCGAGGCGAGAGGGTGAGTTTACTTCTGTCTGAAATGGTTTAGTGTAATATCTAGGACTTTGAAATTGCAAATTACTTACTTGATCATTGTTAAATGTGATCATCTGTTTAGGGTGAACCTGGACGAGATGGAACTAGTGTTCCAGGTCCACCCGGCCCCCCTGGACCACCTGGACAAATTATTTATCGTTATTCTGAAACTGTAAGTCTTCAAGTTTATATTGCCCTTTTTTGCCTATaatagtttgtttttattaagcTGATTGTCATTTTTCTGTAAGGATGATGAAATTGGAGTAGCAGGGCCTCAGGTATGAAAGATACCAGAAATAGTTTTGTTGGCATTTAAAAATAGACTCATAACATCACATTTTCTAATATCTATTTATCATTTGTGTGGTTTTTAGGGTGGGCCTGGTCGTCCTGGTCAAGCGGGATTCCCTGTAAGTACTGTATAATTTCATTTGTTCATCCCCCTTTTTTGATCCAAACACTTtagacatttatatatatattagaagtAATTAATAAAGCCACTAGACAAGTGAGACTGTTGCAGTGATTTTTACTATGGGTAAATGGTTTCTTTGGTATGACGCAAAGCTGGGAAACACCCTTAACTGTGGTAATGTTGAGCTCCCAGTTAGTTAATAGTTCAGTTAATTttctattaaaattatataaaaaatattataatctaaataaacttttttttacagtagttCAACTGTAGACTGTTCACAGCTTCAAAGTAATGTTGCAATTTGGTGCATTAATAATATAGACTTGTGTGCACTTATCTAACACTATGTCTCTTTATCCAATCAGGGGCCAATGGGACCAAAGGGTGACAGAGGAGAACCTGGTTCACCAGGCTATGCCATTAAGGTTTGTAAGCAGAACTCAACACACAAAGCTAAATATGAAGTGTTTAAAAACCTCAACAGCTCACTGCTGCAACTTTACTTTGTTTGCAGGGAGATAAAGGAGAACCTGGAATTATTCTTGGACCTGATGGAAACCCATTTCACCTTGGTGGATCGGTAGGCCAAAaggtattattttattttattatttattttattttttactttacaaCCATATATTTGATTCATAGTATTGATGACTTTACTTAAGAAAATACTAGAGTAGCGTACAtcaaaattaatttgtttttcacTCTCTGTAGGGTGAGAGAGGGATTCCTGGACCAGTCGGACCTCCTGTACGTTTATATttgttacatattttttaaattcagaaaCAATTCTATCATTAGCCTCTACTTGGTAAAAATAACATTCTGAACAACTAAGTCAAATCTCATTTATTCAGGGTCCAGCTGGACCTCCTGGTTTGAAAGGTGAATTTGGAATGCCAGGCAGACCTGTAAGTCCCTCAAAAAATAACTTTcatcaacaaaaaatattcGTTAACAGGCAACAGCATAGTTAACTAAGTATGTAAttgaattttaattaatatcttcattttataaatgtagGGCCGCCCAGGTGTGAACGGATACAAAGGAGAGAAGGGAGACTCAGGGTCAGGCACTGGATATGGTTACCCAGTAAGTACACCATGCAATTTGTTCCATCAGTGATTGTTATATAAATGGCTTGTCCTCGTAAGTTATTTTGTGTCTTTTTAAGGGTCCCCCCGGTCCCCCAGGACCCCCTGGTCCCCCCGGACCTGCTGTGCCCTTGGACAGATTTGGAGTAAGTGCTTTTTGTGTCAAATAAGGAGTAATTCATGCATGAAATGTTGCAAAATGAGCTCCATATGGTGGCTATGTTGAATTAAAGTGATCATGATTGCAACAGCAACAATTTGCAATCTCCTTTTCCATTTCAGAGATACGAAGATTATTCAAGGCAATATACAGGTAAGTTGTTAGTCATTCTTGTCACAGCAGATGATCAAAAGATATTTTATAAAAGTGTCAcaaaagtcaacatgaaatcaaaatgtaccCTATCTACTTTGATAAATTCTTACTGTGCAAGATTTATCTGTAcatgttatttcaaataaaattatatattttatttcctaaaaataaaaaacttgcTCTGCCTCtcaaacaatttattttactGCTGATGCAATGAATCCTTCATGTAATGCACTTTTTCAATGTCTCTTCTGGTCCAATTATTTCCAaacggacaaaatcaagtcccaacCTACCCTTTTTCCCCACTTCAATGCcttgtttcactcaaaaattccAGAACTCAACATGCCGGAAGAAAAAGGGATTGAGAActgcatttcatgttgattttaatGCATAGAAAGAGTTCAGATGTCTCCGATGATCCATAACTCTGTGAATTGTTGACAGCTTTGAACAatgcattgttttgttttcttaagCAACGAAAGGAGAGAAAGGAGACCAGGGAGCTCCTGGCATTCCCGGATCGCCAGGTAAAATTTACCACTGTTGCTGTTTCTAGACATTCAGGGCCATTGGCAGGCGAGTAAACAACGCTATCCTGGGCCCTGTAAATTTTAGTGACTCTCTTGCTAAAGTACCCTGACTTCTGGCTTGACATCAATATCAAATCATTGTAAAAGGTATTGTGATAATTAATTCACTAAAATGTAATATTCACTATTTTTTTGTAACAGGTTTATCCTCAAACTTTGATATCTATGCCCTCAAGGTATGTGGATCACTAAATACATAAATCACAGTATCTGATGAAACAGTTGTTTATGATTATGATGTAACATAATGCAAAACATGACACCTGTTTTCCCAGAATGAGATGAAGGGGGAGCGCGGTGAGTCCGGTCTTAAAGGAGAGAAAGGAGAGCCAGGAGGTGGATTTTATGACCCTCGTTTTGGAGCGGTACAGGGACCACCAGGAAACCCAGGACTTCCTGTAAGGATTGATAGGAGTTTCTAGACACAACCTGATTCTTCATATGGAGGGTCTCATCAAAGTCATATTTTCCAGGGACCTAAAGGAGACTCAATCAGAGGTCCCCCTGGACCGCAGGGCCCACCAGGACCACCCGGGGTTGGTTATGATGGCCGTCCAGGAAACCCAGGACCTCCTGGACCCCCTGGCCCTCCAGGGTCACCATCATTGCCAGGAGCCTACAGACcatgtaagaaaaaaataagtacaaattCTTCTTGCTTTCAGAATATTCCTGAGGAACTTAAATAACAAACAATGCTGTAtgatttctgtatgtttcaGCACTCAGTATTCCCGGACCTCCAGGTCCCCCTGGCCCACCTGGAATTCCCGGCACTGGATCTGGGGTGAGTGGGACATTAGCTGAAGAAATTACGAATGGAGTGTAtctgataaaacactgacacttGATACTTTAATCATTCCCCTGGTTTTAAATGTGTCAGCAGGTGACTGTCCTGAGGTCTTATGACATCATGATTGCTACGGCAcgcagacagacagaaggagCTCTGATTTATGTTCTGGACAGAAACGATCTCTACCTCAGAGTTCGGGATGGTGTCAGACAAGTGATGGTAGGATTCTTTAAAACACTAATTTTTGTGCACACCtattgatttatatatataaaaaaatgcattttatgaataaaatgaTGTTAATAATCGTCTTTTTTGATAGACACATGTTACATTtctgaattaaattaattatatatggtctgttataaaaatctatttataatctaattataaaatctGGTGTAATTAGTGTAAAGCtattaattaagaaaaaaatattattaaaagatTGAAATTATtagaaattattaataaaaacttaatccttcattattatttctttaaaaacaatatatatatatatatatatatatatatatatatatatatatatatatatatatatatatatatatatatatatatatatgagtctGCTAAATCAAAGTCAGAGTTGTATAACCAACATACAGGTTACAATTTTcttgtcatgtgacaagaaaaCCATAAAACTGGAAATGAGTCATAAAGAGGACTACTGTAGACTGTAGACATGACTGGAagggtcagtaagtttttaaaaaaatatctgatAATTGACCTTTTTATGGTATAGCAGGGTTCTGATTGTCATATGGAATAACTCCAAGAAACCTTACAAAAAATACTATGAAAAATATGCTTGAAAACTACTTAGAAAAATAATGAAGATGATTAGTTATTACTGtctatttttatgaaaataattctTTAATTATTCAAGGTGTAATAAAACATGTTATCACTTTTTACTTTGTCATACCACTTGGCATTGTTAGAGCCATTAAATCAATGATAATCAAAATGACAACATGAATGCAGAGATTTCTAAGAACATGGTGGATGTGTTTTAAactagatatattttttaaattctccATTTCATAATCTTAtctttatttgtcattgacccaCTTCAAGAAGAATAGTGTAGGAATGTATTCCTTTTTTTCACACATTACCACAATTTTTCCTTTATTTGCAGCTTGGAGATTATAAACCCTTCTATGGAGACCTGGTAAGCAGTGTGAATAAAGCTCTTTTTATGCTTTAATATTCAAATAAGGACCCACCATTTAATCAAAGGAAGTTGGAATTAGTGGATGTGCATATCAATTCCTGAAGGTATGACTGTAGATTGTTGGCTTTTCCTTCAGGACAATGAGGTGGCAGCGGTCCAACCGCCCCCTGTTGTTCACTATTCCCAGGACAATGGAGCAGAGCAGATTTCTCCACCGGACCAGCCGATTGAGTTTCCAAGGAGCGAGCCAGAGAATAGAAACCCCAATCCGCCTGACTCCCGTTACCCAGATCCACGATACCCACCCTACACTGATAGCAGGTACAATCCTGTACAACCAGAAATCAGATACCCTGTTCAACCTGAGAGGATCCCTATCACTCCAGCCCGCCGTCCCAGCCCCCCTGTCAATCAACCAGAAGGCCACAGCCACACTTCCGGACCAGGGGTTAGTTCAGTCAACTTCATCACAACATTTGCACATGTCCccttttttatttgcttttttgaCACCACTTTCTTTCTCTGTGCAGTTGCATCTTATTGCCCTGAATTCTCCACAAGTGGGGAACATGAGAGGCATTCGTGGGGCAGACTTCCTGTGCTTCCAGCAGGCTCGGGCCGTGGGGATGAAGGGAACATTCAGAGCCTTCCTGTCTTCCAAACTTCAGGATCTCTACAGTATCGTCCGCAAATCCGACAGAGAGACATTACCGATTGTTAACCTCAAGGTGTGTAGTCCATTACTTCATTCCAGATTATCAAAGCAACAAGCCATTAAATTACACTGATTTTACCATGGTTAAGGGTGTCAAAACCCCTTAATCATGATAAAATCACTGTAACGCACGGTCTCTCCATTGCTTTCATAAAATGGCAACAACCAGGGTCGTCTTTAGGGCGGTGCCCATCTGGTGCCCTGCAGTGAACACGCACAGACAGAAGGGGGAACACAGAAGACGATCACAAACGGGCCAATTGAGTGCGTGATAAAATCACTGTAATGCACAGCCTCTCCATTGCTTTCAAAGAATTGAAAATATCATGTTGCTTGTTTTGTCGCCACATAATAGGACATTACTTTGGATTTACATGAAAGAGATGACTTGATCACGCAGTTCAGTTGAAAATACATAACGCACAACACACAAAATCGAGCTTGCTTAGGTAGAATGAGATGAAGCCCATCACATTTATGAGCTCCTAGAATCATCTACCATTCACATTAAGTACCGGTATGTTTCGGGCCTCAGAATATAAAGGTGATCatttgatcattttgacaattCCTCAAGGTTTTCTCCAAACTTAACCAATGAACTAATTTGGTGATCGTGTTTCTTGTCTTTTCATGGCATTGATATTCTCTTCTGCAGGATCAAGTCCTTTTCAGAAGCTGGGAGTCTCTCTTCAGTGACTCAGAGAGCAGGATAAAGGACAATGCTCCTATCTACTCCTTTGATGGCAGAGATGTCCTGAGGGACAGTGCCTGGTGAGTGCCAGTGGCTTTGGCTGATCTGTGTGAACCCTTCAAACAGAGGCCTCAGCAGATCATCCTGTCAGTTTTCATTTTCCTTTAAAATCACTCAGTCCACTGGAGTTAGAGATGAATgcaatatctatctatctatctatctatctatctatctatctatctatctatctatctatctatccatctatccatccatccatccatccatccatccatccatccatccatccatccatggccctggtattaagatgtgctttggtcgatcagatcacaagtggacaatgCTAAACACATGTGTAAATggggtctaaaacattttgagtttgtccacttttgaccaattccagaggtagtcgaaaacgcattcAACTGGATAGCTTTCGTAATGTAGACGGAGACgatcatgtggtcgaatgtggtcgaacagccacaaaaagccgcctactctccgcctactgacctaaacattatgggaagcgtgctagccagacgggattaAAATTTTGTCGGCTGTAGACCAAAGTTTCTatgtatctatttatctatGGATATCCTGTTTACTTGCTATTAAGTGCCTCAAACAATATCTTTCAACAATTCATTGCCCAATCGTTG is a window of Megalobrama amblycephala isolate DHTTF-2021 linkage group LG6, ASM1881202v1, whole genome shotgun sequence DNA encoding:
- the col18a1a gene encoding collagen type XVIII alpha 1 chain a isoform X4, whose amino-acid sequence is MSELRFWLCLFIVVCLRICHTHGWFWYDDSNAKGTKTPAYLSTLRPISPPRTEPPRTAEESGVSLLQLTGDPPPDGVTKTFEHDNSPSYMFGPNANVGQSAAAHLPNPFYRDFSLIFNIKLMSAKPGVIFSITDPTQNIMYVGVKLSAVKNGKQEIIFYYTEPDSQSSYEAARFTVPSMSMTWTRFSISVLNEKVSLYFNCDSDPQVINFERSPDDMELNARAGVFVGHASGADPDKFVGVIGDLRVVGDPGAAERHCEEEEDDFDANLQGSGDFGASGDGDRPPSVQPTPPSSRPIQQPPVTSRTLVEKQQTGSVDSSRQTGSYGGSRKTSDSYGDPRKTSVSYGDSRQTSGSYGDSEQTSGSYGDSQQTSGSYSGSRQSSGTYGGSRQTLDSVAVSKQTSGSYDDSRKASNSLRTSGSADDGIRYSVESRLGSAGPTGSIGARGEKGDRGEKGVKGDRGLTGPKGDSGSGSVSGGAAKGEKGDTGEKGIKGSSGFGYPGSKGDRGPAGPPGPPGPPGPSAEVEVRGDGSVLQKVAGPRGPPGPPGPPGVDGEPGDPGEDGKAGQVGPPGFPGTPGPKGEKGDRGESQPGPRGPPGPPGPPGPPSRSDRPTFVDMEGSGFDMDSVRAMPGLPGPPGPPGPPGPPGLASSGSGGFGPPGPPGQNGAPGQPGLPGPPGADGKPGSPGPRGEKGDAGELGLPGPVGEKGATGSPGSPGLNGQGGLAGLPGPMGPVGPPGPPGPPGPSFVGFDDMEGSGIHFSSVPGIRGPVGIQGPPGIPGPQGKPGFPGFPGEKGSEGPQGQDGRPGLDGFPGPQGPKGDRGDRGERGEPGRDGTSVPGPPGPPGPPGQIIYRYSETDDEIGVAGPQGGPGRPGQAGFPGPMGPKGDRGEPGSPGYAIKGDKGEPGIILGPDGNPFHLGGSVGQKGERGIPGPVGPPGPAGPPGLKGEFGMPGRPGRPGVNGYKGEKGDSGSGTGYGYPGPPGPPGPPGPPGPAVPLDRFGRYEDYSRQYTATKGEKGDQGAPGIPGSPGLSSNFDIYALKNEMKGERGESGLKGEKGEPGGGFYDPRFGAVQGPPGNPGLPGPKGDSIRGPPGPQGPPGPPGVGYDGRPGNPGPPGPPGPPGSPSLPGAYRPSLSIPGPPGPPGPPGIPGTGSGQVTVLRSYDIMIATARRQTEGALIYVLDRNDLYLRVRDGVRQVMLGDYKPFYGDLDNEVAAVQPPPVVHYSQDNGAEQISPPDQPIEFPRSEPENRNPNPPDSRYPDPRYPPYTDSRYNPVQPEIRYPVQPERIPITPARRPSPPVNQPEGHSHTSGPGLHLIALNSPQVGNMRGIRGADFLCFQQARAVGMKGTFRAFLSSKLQDLYSIVRKSDRETLPIVNLKDQVLFRSWESLFSDSESRIKDNAPIYSFDGRDVLRDSAWPEKMIWHGSSGRGHRQTDNYCETWRAGDHAVTGLASSLQAGQLLQQTSSSCSSSYIVLCIENSYMAQSKK